The Aedes aegypti strain LVP_AGWG chromosome 1, AaegL5.0 Primary Assembly, whole genome shotgun sequence sequence GCCAATGAGTGCTCTCTGAAACATAATCCCATCGCAGCAGGCCATCGTCGGAACGTGAGTGCGCTGAAAAATTTACAGCAACTGAGTTTGAGGAAAAGTCGCCGCTGGCTAATCATCTTAGCTTGCGGTGGTTCCGGTAAAGGTAATCCGATACGATAATGGGACCCCATTCCCCTTACGAACAACAGTTTACCTAACCGCTTTCGTACAGATTATGAGATTTACCCGACATCTGGCTGGAGCAAATTTTGCGTGTAATTGATACGTTAAAATATTTGCCGGTTGCCCCTGCTTGCAGTTCTCCGCGATTTGACGAGCAAATTATGCGTGCAAACATCCTACGAAAGGTGTGCCAACGGGGAAATGCTTGGtggtttttggaaattttctcaaatccGCCGGTGACGACGAGAGTGTGAGAGAGAGGGTTGGAGATTGACTAATGGTTCTGCTTTCCGTCAGACGAGGGGTATGCGATAGGAAGCTGTCATTTGCCGACACCCCTCGTTCGAATGCGAGTGCAAAATCGCAACGTCACCTTCTCCCGGGCGGATGCAAAGACTTTTTCCATTAAAGTATTTGCGATTACGTATGAATAATCAATGACGGAATTATGATGGCCACTTGGAGTCGTTCCGGTGAATCCGAGCAGCAGAAAAACAAAGACCAACTTTTCAATCCATAACACTTGTTCTTTTTACTGGTTGGAAATTGTAGGGATTGCACTTTTGTCTGATGACGTTGCTTGCTGGCCGTGGCCGGAGTTCCGTATGAAAGGTTAATGGCAGTTCGGTAAAACTTGTCCGTCTAAGCTCGCACGACGGTAGCCTGCGAACGGTAGCAGAATACGGCCGCTCCCTGATCATCGGTTAGCATCAGTTCCATATCGACGGTAACATCGGCGAAGGGGGCGGACACTTCCGTCACCAGATTATAGCTGACAGCTTGGCCCGCTTGCAGAGGACAGCTGACTCCGTGCATCAGATCAGAGCAGGCGTTGTGTTGGTGCTCCGGAAGACTCCACGGGATGCGGAAATTACCGAGGAACATATCCAAGGAGGCCGTCAGCGTAGTCGTCGGACGCTCCAGAACGATGTCAATTTCGCTGTCAACCATAGACCCGATTGGGACGATGCACGGCTGCTGTGGGACGCTCGCCGGACATCCTACCACCCGAACCTGCGCAGGTAAGGGACCGGAGTTGAAGACGCCTAAAAGAAGcgtaaattttattaaatcaattaatcatattttgaaaaaaaaaaattcaacttaCATGGCGCTGGATTCAGGGCCAAAACAACCGCGGGAATCAAAACGAAAACTACGCTTAGCCTGAACATGTTCTACCACTAAACAAAGACTACTGAATACCTCCAAAtctaatcttcatttacaacgcTGGTGTCCAGACGAGCGCTTATCGGCCAGGAATCCCGTCGATAagccattcaaaaatttcgataGATTTGACAATCGAAGTAATCGCTGCCGGCCAACTCACAAAGAAAACCTGCCCTAAGTAACGCCTTCTTAGATGCATCATTCGAGGTGCCGATAAGATATCGATTCGGTGACATTAGTAACCTTCAAAATATCGTAATCTGAACCATTCCGGTGTCAGCTGCGGTTCGAGTACAATCCAAGGGACAATGTTGAAATCTGCGATTTTCGCCGTTCTGTTGCCAGCAGCTGTTTTCGGCTTGGCTGTTCGACCGTGTACGTACTGATCGATATAAGTCCAATACCAAAAATCTAGTATTCTTTCGCTGCACTCCCTAACAATGCCCCGGTCCCGCTGGAGGTTCGCGTCATCGATTGCTACGAGGAACCGTGTGTGATTCCAATCGGCGGAATGGTGGACATGGATCTGGACTTCATCCCGAACCGTGACAGCTCAACGGTCGACGCCGCCCTCAATATCTTCCTCGGAAACTTCCGCGTCCCGTACGACTTGCCGGAGGATCAACGCAACGCTTGCAACTTCTTCGCCGGACGTGGCTGCCCGGTCAGCCAAGGCGAACAGATCAACTACCATCTGAGCACCCCAGCAACGGCCCCGTTTGCCGATGTCACCGTCGACCTGGAACTGCAGCTGACTGGAGACGACGGTCAACCGCTGTTCTGCTTCCGTTCGTCCGCAAGAATCACAGCCGCTTAGGT is a genomic window containing:
- the LOC5579508 gene encoding uncharacterized protein LOC5579508 — protein: MFRLSVVFVLIPAVVLALNPAPCVFNSGPLPAQVRVVGCPASVPQQPCIVPIGSMVDSEIDIVLERPTTTLTASLDMFLGNFRIPWSLPEHQHNACSDLMHGVSCPLQAGQAVSYNLVTEVSAPFADVTVDMELMLTDDQGAAVFCYRSQATVVRA
- the LOC5579507 gene encoding epididymal secretory protein E1, yielding MLKSAIFAVLLPAAVFGLAVRPCPNNAPVPLEVRVIDCYEEPCVIPIGGMVDMDLDFIPNRDSSTVDAALNIFLGNFRVPYDLPEDQRNACNFFAGRGCPVSQGEQINYHLSTPATAPFADVTVDLELQLTGDDGQPLFCFRSSARITAA